A single window of Pseudarthrobacter defluvii DNA harbors:
- the purB gene encoding adenylosuccinate lyase has translation MPETAATADTRTPSGRLALAASPEKIALGPLDGRYQSAVAPLVDYLSEAALNRDRVAVEVEWLIHLTSNSVLPGAGPLSAEQQDQLRAIVTEFNAASVAELAEIEAVTVHDVKAVEYYIGRRLPGIGIENLTAMVHFGCTSEDINNLSYALGVKGAVEDVWLPAARALVDQISRMAEDNRAVPMLSRTHGQPATPTTLGKELAVIAHRLTRQLDRIARTEYLGKINGATGTYAAHFASVPSADWQQVSRSFVEGLGLTWNPLTTQIESHDWQAELYADVARFNRILHNVCTDIWSYISIGYFAQIPVAGATGSSTMPHKVNPIRFENAEANLEISNGLLDTLAATLVTSRWQRDLTDSSSQRNIGVAFGHSLLAISNVAKGLERLDVAEDVLAADLDTNWEVLGEAIQMVMRAEAIAGVEGMENPYERLKDLTRGHRVDGARMQEFVQGLGLSPEAEARLLALTPGKYTGIAEQLVDHLK, from the coding sequence ATGCCTGAAACTGCCGCCACAGCGGATACCCGCACGCCCTCAGGACGCCTGGCCCTCGCCGCGTCACCGGAAAAAATCGCGCTTGGACCCCTGGACGGCCGCTACCAGTCCGCCGTCGCGCCCCTCGTGGACTACCTGTCCGAGGCAGCCTTGAACCGGGACCGCGTGGCTGTCGAAGTCGAATGGCTCATCCACCTGACCAGCAACAGCGTCCTTCCCGGCGCCGGGCCGCTGAGTGCGGAACAGCAGGACCAGCTCCGCGCCATCGTCACCGAATTCAACGCCGCCTCCGTGGCAGAGCTGGCCGAGATCGAGGCCGTTACAGTCCATGACGTCAAGGCGGTGGAGTACTACATTGGCCGCCGGCTCCCCGGGATCGGCATCGAGAACCTGACCGCCATGGTCCACTTCGGCTGCACGTCCGAGGACATCAACAACCTCTCCTACGCACTGGGCGTCAAGGGCGCTGTGGAGGACGTGTGGCTTCCGGCAGCCCGCGCCCTGGTGGACCAGATCAGCAGGATGGCCGAGGACAACCGCGCCGTTCCCATGCTGTCCCGGACCCACGGCCAGCCCGCCACCCCCACCACGCTGGGCAAGGAACTGGCCGTCATCGCGCACCGCCTGACCCGCCAGCTGGACCGGATCGCCAGGACCGAATACCTCGGCAAGATCAACGGCGCCACCGGCACCTACGCCGCGCATTTCGCTTCTGTTCCCAGCGCCGACTGGCAGCAGGTGTCCAGGTCGTTCGTGGAGGGCCTGGGGCTTACCTGGAACCCGCTGACAACGCAGATCGAAAGCCACGACTGGCAGGCAGAGCTGTACGCCGACGTGGCCCGCTTCAACCGCATCCTGCACAACGTCTGCACCGACATCTGGAGCTACATCTCCATTGGCTACTTCGCGCAGATCCCGGTGGCCGGCGCAACGGGTTCGTCCACCATGCCGCACAAGGTCAACCCCATCCGCTTCGAAAATGCCGAGGCCAACCTGGAGATCTCCAACGGCCTGCTGGACACCCTGGCTGCCACCCTGGTGACCTCACGCTGGCAGCGCGACCTCACCGACTCCTCCAGCCAGCGCAACATCGGCGTCGCATTCGGGCACTCCCTCCTGGCCATCTCCAACGTTGCCAAGGGCCTGGAGCGCCTGGACGTTGCCGAAGACGTCCTGGCAGCGGACCTGGACACCAACTGGGAGGTCCTGGGCGAGGCGATCCAGATGGTGATGCGCGCCGAAGCGATTGCCGGCGTCGAGGGCATGGAGAACCCCTACGAGCGCCTCAAGGACCTCACCCGCGGCCACCGCGTGGACGGTGCCCGCATGCAGGAGTTCGTGCAGGGCCTGGGCCTTTCCCCCGAGGCTGAGGCACGCCTCCTTGCGCTCACGCCCGGCAAATACACGGGCATCGCGGAGCAGTTGGTGGACCACCTCAAGTAA
- a CDS encoding phage holin family protein: protein MGSLILRVVVNAAALWAASWVLPGMDITSTAASDAVARTGISQDTGTIGIVLAYLFIGLIFGVVNAFVRPLVRLLALPITILTLGLFAIIINAAMLYLTAWISSYTPVHLTIDSFFWTAVLAAIIISLVSLVAGLLPGGRR, encoded by the coding sequence ATGGGTTCCCTCATCCTTCGGGTCGTCGTCAATGCCGCTGCGCTTTGGGCCGCCAGCTGGGTCCTGCCTGGCATGGACATCACCAGCACTGCTGCATCCGATGCCGTGGCCAGGACCGGCATCTCGCAGGACACCGGGACCATTGGGATTGTCCTGGCCTACCTCTTTATTGGACTTATCTTCGGCGTGGTGAACGCCTTCGTCCGGCCTCTGGTAAGGCTCCTTGCACTTCCCATCACCATCCTGACGCTCGGCCTGTTCGCGATCATCATCAACGCGGCCATGCTGTACCTGACGGCCTGGATCAGCAGCTATACGCCGGTGCACCTCACCATTGATTCCTTTTTCTGGACTGCGGTCCTGGCTGCGATCATCATTTCCCTTGTTTCGCTGGTTGCCGGTTTGCTGCCGGGCGGCCGGCGCTGA
- a CDS encoding histidinol-phosphate transaminase, with product MTSSETRAGGIAPRPVLDRLPRYAAGKPPAVVSGLASYKLSSNENPLPPIPAVLAAIANQADFNRYPDPLSSKLRAALADFLGVPAEDIVTGAGSLGALNQILAAFAGQNEDGKADEVIYAWRSFEAYPISVGLAGAESVQVPVTAEGRHDLAAMAAAVTARTKVVLLCTPNNPTGPALTAAETEAFIRSVPADVVVVIDEAYQEFVRAEDAVDGIGLYRKYPNVVVLRTFSKAHGLAGLRVGYSVSHPELTQYLRVAATPFAVSQIAEKAAIVSLENYGQVVERVQRLVDERTRVQAGLRELGWAVPDAQGNFVWLALGAESAAFAEFAGTRALSVRAFAGEGVRVSIGEPEANSRFLQLCADYTKAPATS from the coding sequence ATGACTTCATCTGAAACCAGGGCGGGCGGAATTGCACCGCGCCCGGTGCTGGACCGGCTGCCCCGCTACGCCGCCGGAAAGCCGCCGGCGGTTGTCAGCGGACTGGCCAGCTACAAGCTGTCTTCCAACGAAAACCCGCTCCCACCGATTCCGGCGGTGCTGGCCGCCATCGCCAACCAGGCAGACTTCAATCGGTATCCGGATCCCCTGAGCAGCAAGCTCCGTGCGGCGCTTGCAGACTTTCTTGGCGTGCCTGCCGAGGACATCGTGACCGGAGCTGGAAGCCTGGGTGCGCTGAACCAGATCCTTGCCGCCTTTGCCGGCCAGAACGAGGACGGCAAGGCAGACGAAGTCATCTATGCCTGGCGCTCCTTTGAGGCCTACCCGATCAGTGTGGGCCTGGCGGGCGCCGAGAGCGTGCAGGTTCCCGTCACCGCCGAGGGGCGGCACGACCTCGCAGCCATGGCCGCAGCCGTGACTGCCCGCACCAAAGTGGTCCTTCTCTGCACACCCAACAACCCCACTGGACCGGCCCTCACCGCGGCGGAAACCGAAGCCTTCATCCGGTCCGTCCCCGCCGACGTCGTGGTGGTCATCGATGAGGCTTACCAGGAGTTCGTCCGGGCCGAAGATGCGGTGGACGGAATCGGGCTTTACCGCAAATACCCAAACGTCGTGGTGCTTCGGACGTTCTCCAAGGCCCACGGCCTGGCTGGGCTCCGGGTTGGCTACAGCGTCTCCCATCCGGAATTGACCCAATACCTTCGGGTGGCCGCCACGCCTTTCGCCGTCTCCCAAATAGCGGAAAAAGCGGCAATCGTCTCCCTTGAGAATTACGGCCAGGTTGTGGAAAGGGTACAAAGACTGGTGGATGAGCGGACGCGCGTCCAGGCCGGTCTCCGGGAACTCGGCTGGGCCGTTCCCGATGCCCAGGGCAACTTCGTCTGGCTCGCCCTCGGCGCCGAAAGTGCAGCGTTCGCCGAGTTTGCAGGCACCAGGGCGCTGTCTGTGCGGGCGTTCGCGGGGGAGGGCGTGAGGGTCAGCATCGGGGAACCCGAGGCGAACTCCCGATTCCTCCAGTTGTGTGCCGACTATACAAAGGCGCCGGCAACTTCCTAG
- a CDS encoding alpha-ketoacid dehydrogenase subunit beta yields MTTMTIAKAINEGLRATLAAHPKSLLMGEDIGPLGGVYRVTDGLIGEFGSDRVVDTPLAESGIIGTAIGLALRGYSPVCEIQFDGFVFPGFNQITTQLAKIHSRSSGNLSVPVVIRIPYGGGIGSIEHHSESPEALFAHTAGLRIITPSNPHDAYWMIQQAVECQDPVIIFEPKRRYWLKGDVDIDAAGPSEDPFKAHVLREGADATIVAYGPLVPVALAAANAAEEDGRSVEVIDLRSISPIDFDTVTASVQKTGRLIVTHEAPTFGGIGGEIAARISERAFHSLESPVIRVGGFHMPYPVAKVEEDYLPDIDRILEALDRALSY; encoded by the coding sequence ATGACCACCATGACGATCGCGAAGGCCATCAACGAAGGCCTGCGCGCCACCCTGGCCGCCCACCCCAAATCGCTGCTGATGGGGGAGGACATCGGACCCCTGGGCGGCGTCTACCGGGTCACGGACGGGCTCATCGGCGAATTCGGCTCGGACCGGGTGGTGGACACCCCGCTGGCCGAGTCCGGCATCATCGGCACCGCCATAGGCCTTGCCCTGCGGGGGTACAGCCCGGTCTGTGAAATCCAGTTCGACGGGTTCGTCTTCCCCGGCTTCAACCAGATCACCACCCAGCTCGCCAAAATCCATTCGCGCAGCAGCGGCAACCTCAGCGTGCCCGTGGTCATCCGCATTCCGTACGGCGGCGGGATCGGCTCCATTGAACACCACTCCGAATCCCCGGAGGCTCTGTTCGCCCACACCGCTGGTCTGCGCATCATCACACCGTCCAACCCCCATGACGCCTACTGGATGATCCAGCAGGCCGTGGAGTGCCAGGACCCCGTCATCATTTTCGAACCCAAGCGCCGCTACTGGCTCAAGGGCGACGTTGACATTGACGCGGCCGGGCCGTCGGAGGATCCGTTCAAGGCCCACGTGCTCCGCGAAGGGGCAGACGCCACCATCGTGGCCTACGGACCGCTGGTTCCCGTGGCGTTGGCGGCCGCCAACGCGGCGGAGGAGGATGGCAGGAGCGTCGAGGTCATCGACCTCCGTTCGATTTCCCCGATCGACTTCGACACCGTCACCGCTTCCGTTCAAAAGACCGGCCGGTTGATCGTGACGCACGAGGCCCCCACGTTCGGCGGAATCGGCGGCGAGATCGCAGCCCGGATCAGCGAGCGGGCGTTCCACTCGCTCGAATCCCCGGTGATCCGCGTGGGCGGATTCCACATGCCCTACCCCGTTGCCAAGGTGGAGGAAGACTACCTTCCGGACATCGACCGCATCCTGGAGGCGCTGGACCGCGCCCTCTCCTACTGA
- a CDS encoding dihydrolipoamide acetyltransferase family protein, with translation MTLNKFNLPDVGEGLTEAEIVSWKVKPGDAVAINDVICEIETAKSIVELPSPYAGTVTELLVQEGVTVDVGTAIISVSDEVSGDPTPADVRAPEAPVKPVQAMQPLYGKLSEDAAGDGTVDGGTGGGAPAGGPLVGSGPKADAVKRRPRKTSPAAAVTVNAPEVEPVQPLSPAEVSAAAPAAVDNRPTLSGTITGLVNRVLAKPPVRKIARDLGIDLADVVATGSRGEVTREDLVSYQAQRDAELDKADGFWGKAGKPQDQRVERIPVKGVRKATAKAMVESAFAAPHVSIFVDVDASRTMEFVKRLKASRDFEGIKVSPLLILAKAVIWAAARNPSVNAAWVDNGDGSAEIQVKHFMNLGIAAATPRGLMVPNIKNAQDLSLKELALALNNLATTARAGKTQPAEMQGGTLTITNIGALGIDTGTPIINPGEVAIVAFGTIKQKPWVLDGEVIPRWITTLGGSFDHRVVDGDLSARFMADVAAILEEPALLLD, from the coding sequence ATGACCCTGAACAAGTTCAACCTGCCCGACGTCGGCGAGGGCCTCACCGAGGCGGAAATCGTCTCCTGGAAGGTCAAGCCGGGCGACGCCGTAGCGATCAACGACGTCATCTGCGAGATCGAAACCGCAAAGTCGATCGTGGAACTGCCGTCCCCGTATGCCGGGACCGTCACCGAACTCCTGGTGCAGGAAGGGGTGACTGTCGACGTCGGGACCGCCATCATCAGCGTCAGCGACGAAGTTTCCGGGGACCCCACTCCCGCAGACGTCCGCGCACCGGAGGCGCCCGTGAAGCCAGTGCAAGCGATGCAGCCGCTCTACGGAAAGCTTTCTGAGGATGCGGCAGGGGACGGGACGGTCGACGGCGGCACTGGCGGCGGTGCCCCGGCCGGCGGTCCGCTGGTGGGTTCCGGTCCCAAGGCCGACGCCGTCAAGCGGCGCCCGCGCAAGACCTCACCGGCCGCTGCCGTAACGGTCAACGCCCCGGAGGTTGAGCCGGTGCAGCCGCTCAGCCCGGCGGAGGTGTCCGCCGCGGCACCTGCCGCCGTCGACAACCGGCCAACCCTTAGCGGCACCATCACCGGGCTGGTCAACCGGGTCCTGGCCAAGCCCCCTGTCCGCAAGATCGCCCGCGACCTGGGCATTGACCTGGCCGACGTCGTGGCCACCGGTTCCCGGGGCGAGGTAACGCGCGAGGACCTGGTGAGCTACCAGGCGCAGCGCGACGCCGAGCTGGACAAGGCGGACGGCTTCTGGGGCAAGGCAGGGAAACCGCAGGACCAGCGCGTGGAGCGGATTCCGGTCAAGGGCGTCCGCAAGGCAACGGCCAAGGCGATGGTGGAATCGGCGTTCGCAGCACCGCATGTCAGCATCTTCGTGGATGTTGACGCCAGCCGCACCATGGAATTCGTCAAGCGGCTCAAGGCCTCCCGGGACTTCGAGGGCATCAAGGTCTCACCGCTCCTCATCCTGGCCAAGGCCGTTATCTGGGCGGCCGCCCGGAACCCCAGCGTGAACGCCGCCTGGGTGGACAACGGAGACGGGTCCGCAGAGATCCAGGTCAAGCACTTCATGAACCTGGGCATCGCCGCGGCCACCCCGCGCGGCCTCATGGTGCCCAACATCAAGAACGCCCAGGACCTGTCGCTCAAGGAACTCGCCCTGGCCCTGAACAACCTGGCCACCACCGCCCGTGCCGGGAAGACCCAGCCGGCGGAGATGCAGGGCGGCACGCTCACCATCACCAATATCGGCGCCCTTGGCATCGACACGGGTACCCCGATCATCAACCCGGGCGAAGTGGCCATCGTGGCCTTCGGAACCATCAAGCAAAAGCCCTGGGTCCTTGACGGTGAGGTGATTCCCCGGTGGATAACCACGCTGGGAGGATCCTTCGACCACCGCGTGGTGGACGGTGACTTGTCCGCCCGCTTCATGGCCGACGTCGCGGCCATCCTGGAAGAGCCTGCGCTCCTCCTGGACTAG
- a CDS encoding phosphatase PAP2 family protein produces the protein MEQGVAVSSGTIRIKNRTARWLTEVLQPPVVVSLQLLLSPLPEAGFPRSIGYGALAALFVCVLPLVVLLVLVRLGKVTDHHVSDRKQRAPVLLMALGCIAVGLLVLNAVDTPPSVVAMVLAVVGGVAVLAAVSPFWKMSGHAAAMSCAAVVYVLMLGPAWAPLLLLAPAVSWSRVVLRAHSLAQVVAGSLFGGVVMAGMWWLLQGWLVR, from the coding sequence GTGGAACAGGGAGTGGCGGTAAGCAGCGGGACCATCCGGATTAAAAACCGTACTGCCAGGTGGCTGACGGAGGTCCTCCAGCCGCCGGTGGTGGTTTCCCTCCAGCTGCTGCTCAGTCCGCTCCCGGAGGCGGGCTTCCCGCGGAGCATCGGCTACGGTGCGCTGGCGGCCCTCTTTGTGTGCGTGCTTCCGCTGGTGGTGCTGCTGGTCCTGGTCCGGCTGGGGAAGGTGACGGACCACCACGTCAGTGACCGGAAGCAGCGGGCGCCTGTGCTCCTGATGGCGCTGGGCTGCATCGCCGTGGGCCTGCTGGTGCTCAACGCCGTGGACACGCCGCCGAGTGTGGTGGCCATGGTCCTGGCGGTGGTGGGCGGTGTCGCCGTGCTGGCCGCGGTCAGCCCATTCTGGAAGATGAGCGGGCACGCCGCCGCTATGTCCTGCGCCGCCGTCGTATACGTCCTGATGCTGGGCCCGGCGTGGGCGCCGCTGCTGCTCCTGGCTCCAGCGGTCAGCTGGTCGCGCGTGGTCCTGAGGGCGCACTCGCTGGCGCAGGTGGTGGCCGGTTCGCTCTTCGGCGGCGTGGTGATGGCCGGAATGTGGTGGCTGTTGCAGGGCTGGCTGGTGCGCTGA
- a CDS encoding universal stress protein — translation MGGIIVVGVDGSETAKRAAESARNLAAGLGASLHVVSAFDSDRTEVFGSGSDRWIVSDADAAEQVARTVAESLGRDVAVTYSAARGRPADALIKEAVRMDARVIVVGNRRMHGIGRVLGSVANSVAHNAPCDVYIANTYDAD, via the coding sequence ATGGGTGGAATCATCGTTGTAGGTGTTGACGGCAGTGAGACCGCGAAGCGGGCAGCCGAATCGGCCAGGAACCTGGCTGCAGGGCTGGGCGCTTCGCTGCACGTTGTGTCGGCCTTCGACAGCGACCGGACCGAAGTGTTCGGCAGCGGCAGCGACCGGTGGATCGTCTCGGATGCGGACGCCGCGGAGCAGGTGGCGCGGACGGTGGCGGAATCGCTGGGGCGCGACGTGGCCGTCACGTATTCAGCGGCGCGCGGACGCCCCGCCGATGCCCTCATCAAGGAGGCCGTGCGCATGGACGCACGGGTCATCGTGGTGGGAAACCGGCGCATGCACGGCATCGGGCGGGTGCTTGGAAGCGTGGCCAACAGCGTGGCCCACAACGCCCCGTGCGACGTGTACATCGCCAACACCTACGACGCCGACTGA
- a CDS encoding aminotransferase-like domain-containing protein yields the protein MTHETLDASAGTLPAEAIDAIERAATSAHRHEELFSERAANIHQSAVRDVFDISLRPGLVSLAGGSPYLQSLPLDRLAATAAKIIAEDGLSALQYGAGQGTEELRAQICEVMAAEGILDAHPRNVVITAGSQSAQDVATKLFCNPGDVVLVEDPTYVGALNTFEAYQVQVETVEMDQYGLVPELLEARIAALQLAGRSIKFLYTIPNFNNPSGITLAKERRQQVVDICRRANILVLEDNPYGLLRFEGEPLAPLRAANPDDVIYLGSFSKIFAPGLRIGWALVPEHLQRRYYLAAESVTLCPPALNQMLVSAYLSEYDWKGQIETYRGLYAERCRAMLAALKEYMPAGTTWTSPQGGFFVWVTLPEGVDTYPLLHRAIDAGVVFIPGAAFTPSDEPSNKLRLAFSAVPPDAIAEGVRRLAPVLQEAIAAL from the coding sequence GTGACCCACGAAACACTTGACGCTTCGGCAGGCACGCTGCCGGCGGAGGCCATCGATGCGATCGAGCGTGCCGCCACCTCGGCGCACCGCCATGAGGAGCTCTTCTCCGAGCGCGCGGCCAACATCCACCAGTCGGCCGTGCGCGACGTCTTCGATATTTCCCTGCGCCCCGGCCTGGTGTCACTGGCCGGGGGAAGCCCGTACCTGCAATCGCTTCCCCTCGACCGGCTGGCGGCGACGGCTGCGAAGATCATCGCCGAGGACGGCCTGAGTGCCCTGCAGTACGGCGCCGGGCAGGGAACCGAGGAACTGCGCGCGCAGATCTGTGAGGTCATGGCCGCCGAGGGCATCCTGGATGCCCACCCCCGCAACGTGGTGATCACTGCGGGTTCCCAATCTGCGCAGGATGTTGCCACGAAGCTCTTCTGCAATCCCGGCGACGTGGTGCTGGTGGAGGACCCCACGTATGTGGGCGCATTGAACACTTTCGAGGCTTACCAGGTCCAGGTGGAGACCGTGGAGATGGACCAGTACGGCCTGGTTCCCGAGCTGCTGGAGGCCCGCATCGCGGCCCTGCAACTCGCGGGCAGGAGCATCAAGTTCCTGTACACCATTCCCAACTTCAACAACCCGTCCGGCATCACCCTCGCCAAGGAACGCAGGCAGCAGGTGGTGGACATATGCCGGAGGGCGAATATTTTGGTGCTGGAGGACAACCCCTACGGCCTGCTTCGCTTCGAGGGGGAACCCCTGGCTCCGCTGCGCGCAGCCAATCCTGACGACGTGATCTACCTGGGCTCCTTTTCCAAGATCTTCGCTCCCGGCCTCCGGATCGGCTGGGCCTTGGTTCCGGAGCACCTGCAGCGCCGCTACTACCTCGCGGCTGAGTCGGTGACGCTCTGTCCTCCCGCCCTGAACCAGATGCTGGTGTCGGCCTACCTCAGCGAGTACGACTGGAAAGGGCAGATCGAGACTTATCGCGGGCTGTACGCCGAAAGGTGCCGGGCCATGTTGGCCGCGCTCAAGGAATACATGCCCGCCGGAACCACCTGGACCAGCCCGCAGGGCGGCTTCTTCGTCTGGGTGACCCTGCCCGAGGGCGTCGACACCTACCCGCTGCTGCACAGGGCGATCGACGCCGGAGTCGTGTTTATCCCGGGAGCCGCCTTCACGCCGTCGGACGAGCCGTCCAACAAACTAAGGCTCGCCTTCAGCGCCGTGCCTCCCGACGCCATTGCCGAGGGAGTGCGCAGGCTGGCGCCGGTGCTGCAGGAAGCCATCGCCGCGCTGTAG
- a CDS encoding GerMN domain-containing protein: MAEKRRSDRCGPSAMAAAGCLALLLAGCSSQLPLTDPPLPAQGGPGSSAAPLALLPATTSGTEAGGAAVGASPLPGSSTEATAAPVTAYFVLVDDGGRHGVRFGCNDSLVGAARAGGAGDARLKAAVSALLDGGGQPENLYNALGTSRLRFLSGSFDGTTVTVYLAGTLNPGGACDLPRVEAQLTQTALEAVGAVKAAIYINGESLADYLKLR, encoded by the coding sequence ATGGCAGAAAAAAGACGCTCGGACCGCTGCGGGCCCAGCGCCATGGCGGCTGCGGGCTGCCTGGCCCTGCTGCTGGCCGGATGCAGCAGCCAGCTCCCGCTGACAGATCCACCCCTGCCCGCACAAGGTGGCCCCGGGTCCAGCGCCGCCCCACTGGCCCTCCTGCCCGCCACAACTTCCGGTACTGAAGCGGGGGGCGCCGCGGTGGGGGCTTCCCCGCTCCCGGGCAGCAGCACCGAGGCTACAGCCGCGCCCGTCACGGCGTACTTCGTGTTGGTGGACGACGGCGGCAGGCACGGCGTCCGCTTTGGCTGCAATGACAGCCTGGTCGGCGCGGCCCGGGCCGGCGGGGCGGGGGACGCCAGGCTTAAGGCCGCGGTCAGCGCCCTCCTGGACGGAGGGGGCCAGCCAGAGAACCTGTACAACGCGCTTGGCACCTCCCGCTTGAGGTTCCTGTCCGGCAGTTTTGACGGTACTACGGTCACGGTCTATCTGGCAGGCACCCTCAATCCCGGCGGTGCCTGCGATCTTCCCCGCGTGGAGGCCCAGCTCACCCAAACAGCCCTGGAGGCCGTGGGCGCCGTCAAGGCTGCGATCTATATCAACGGCGAAAGCTTGGCAGATTACCTGAAGCTGAGGTAG
- a CDS encoding NAD(P)H-dependent oxidoreductase: MTKSTVLTLVGSLRTESTNQKLAEAIQLNAPEQVDVVIHESLGNIPFYNEDIDVEGKVPAAAAALRAAAEEADTVLLVTPEHNGTVPAALKNAIDWLSRPFGAGALAGKPTAVVGTAFGQYGGVWAQDEARKAAGIAGAKVLEDVKLAVPGSMVRFAEVHPKDDADVVEQIKGVFDVLTAAAPAA, encoded by the coding sequence ATGACCAAGAGCACCGTACTGACCCTCGTCGGCAGCCTCCGCACCGAATCCACCAACCAGAAGCTGGCCGAAGCCATCCAGCTCAACGCGCCGGAGCAGGTGGATGTAGTGATCCACGAAAGCCTGGGCAACATCCCGTTCTACAACGAGGACATCGACGTCGAAGGCAAGGTCCCGGCCGCCGCGGCGGCGCTGCGCGCCGCAGCCGAAGAGGCCGACACCGTCCTGCTGGTCACCCCCGAGCACAACGGCACCGTCCCGGCCGCCCTGAAGAACGCCATCGACTGGCTGTCCCGCCCCTTCGGTGCCGGCGCCCTCGCCGGCAAGCCGACCGCCGTCGTCGGCACCGCTTTTGGCCAGTACGGCGGCGTGTGGGCCCAGGATGAGGCACGCAAGGCGGCAGGGATCGCCGGCGCCAAGGTTCTGGAAGACGTCAAGCTCGCCGTTCCCGGCTCCATGGTGCGCTTCGCCGAAGTCCACCCGAAGGATGACGCCGATGTCGTGGAGCAGATCAAGGGCGTTTTCGACGTCCTGACCGCAGCCGCACCGGCCGCCTAG
- a CDS encoding TetR/AcrR family transcriptional regulator: MSSIPMRPERVPVTAAERSDAARNRERLLLAARQLIEQGGAAALTMDRLAEHAGVGKGTVFRRFGSRAGLMLSLLNDSEAAFQARFLFGPPPLGPGAAPLERLVAFGAERIAYVVEYGDLVLAAGHGSRGRFEVPAVALWNQHVEMLLREAGAGSADPWLMAGSLTATLDPERLLYLIREHGVTSERLANSWRELVTRIVTRA, from the coding sequence GTGAGTTCCATCCCAATGCGGCCGGAGAGGGTGCCGGTAACGGCCGCGGAGCGCAGCGATGCCGCCCGGAACAGGGAGCGCCTCCTGTTGGCCGCCCGGCAACTGATCGAGCAGGGCGGCGCCGCGGCGCTCACCATGGACCGTCTGGCGGAGCATGCGGGTGTGGGCAAGGGCACCGTCTTCCGCCGTTTCGGCAGCCGGGCCGGACTGATGCTGAGCCTGTTGAACGACTCGGAGGCCGCCTTTCAGGCCCGTTTCCTCTTTGGCCCGCCGCCCCTTGGGCCAGGCGCGGCGCCCCTCGAACGGCTGGTCGCCTTCGGCGCCGAGCGGATTGCCTATGTCGTGGAGTATGGGGACCTGGTCCTCGCTGCGGGCCATGGCTCCCGTGGGCGGTTCGAGGTCCCTGCCGTGGCCCTCTGGAACCAGCACGTGGAGATGCTGCTGCGGGAAGCGGGGGCAGGGTCCGCGGACCCCTGGTTGATGGCCGGTTCCCTTACCGCCACCTTGGACCCCGAACGGCTCCTGTACCTCATCCGTGAGCATGGAGTGACAAGTGAGCGGCTTGCCAACTCATGGCGGGAGCTTGTGACACGTATTGTAACGCGCGCATAG
- a CDS encoding ABC transporter permease: MLKYLAKRGITYVVMIFLTTSAGYFLAVSSLKPALLEQERIPRPTPEQVANSMRLKGLDPDLSPWERYVDWLTGIVTRWDWGRSPNGAYINAEFGDRVWISTRLFLASIILTLVIGVALGVYSAARQYKFQDRAITSYSYLAYIVPAPIAYFLVQLGAISINESVGDRIFFVTGISTPGVAPGWPQFIDLLAHYVVPTVAITLVGWGAYQIAQRQYLLDNVNADFVRTARAKGLSRNQAIARHALRVSFIPVAQSIAFTIPAIFAGGFFAEKIFAWPGVGSWSIDAISLQDVNAATATLAYGSVIFAIGAILADFATTLVDPRVRVQ; this comes from the coding sequence ATGCTCAAGTACCTCGCCAAGCGCGGCATCACGTACGTCGTGATGATCTTCCTCACCACGTCCGCCGGCTACTTCCTGGCTGTCAGCTCGCTTAAGCCGGCCCTCCTCGAGCAGGAGCGGATCCCCCGTCCCACCCCGGAACAGGTGGCCAACTCCATGCGGCTGAAGGGGCTGGACCCGGACCTCAGCCCATGGGAGCGCTACGTTGACTGGCTGACCGGAATCGTCACCCGCTGGGACTGGGGCCGCAGCCCCAACGGCGCCTACATCAACGCCGAGTTCGGGGACAGGGTCTGGATCTCCACCCGGCTCTTCCTGGCGTCCATCATCCTGACCCTGGTGATCGGCGTCGCCCTTGGCGTTTATTCGGCGGCACGGCAGTACAAGTTCCAGGACCGCGCCATCACGTCCTACAGCTACCTCGCCTACATCGTGCCCGCACCCATCGCCTACTTCCTGGTGCAGCTGGGCGCCATCAGCATCAACGAATCCGTCGGTGACCGCATCTTCTTTGTCACCGGCATCTCCACTCCAGGCGTTGCGCCCGGGTGGCCCCAGTTCATTGACCTGCTGGCGCACTACGTGGTGCCCACGGTGGCTATCACCCTGGTGGGCTGGGGCGCCTACCAGATAGCGCAGCGGCAATACCTGCTTGACAACGTGAACGCCGACTTCGTCAGGACTGCCCGTGCCAAGGGGCTCAGCCGGAACCAGGCGATCGCCCGGCACGCACTCCGTGTCTCCTTCATCCCGGTGGCCCAAAGCATCGCCTTCACCATCCCGGCCATCTTCGCCGGCGGTTTCTTCGCCGAAAAAATCTTTGCCTGGCCCGGCGTCGGTTCCTGGAGCATTGATGCGATCTCCCTCCAGGACGTCAATGCCGCCACGGCCACATTGGCCTACGGCTCCGTGATCTTCGCCATTGGCGCCATCCTGGCGGACTTCGCCACCACGCTTGTCGACCCGAGAGTGCGGGTGCAGTAG